From a single Nostoc sp. MS1 genomic region:
- a CDS encoding alpha-hydroxy acid oxidase: MTAISSPINLFEYEQLAKNHLSQMAFDYYISGAGDETTLRDNRAAFERVKLRPRMLVDVSHINLSTCVLGQPLQLPLLIAPMAFQCLAHPEGELATAMAAASAGVGMVLSTLSTKSLEDVAEVGSKFDNPLQWFQLYIHKDRGLTRALVEKAYAAGYKALCLTVDAPVLGQRERDRHNQFTLPSGLHLANLVNISGLEIPYEQGESGLFTYFAQQLDPALTWRDLEWLQSLSGLPLVVKGILRGDDAIRAVEYGAKAIVVSNHGGRQLDSAIASLDALREIIPAVNGRAEVLVDGGIRRGTDILKALAIGAQAVLIGRPILWGLAVGGQAGVSHVISLLQKELNVAMALMGCSKLADVDSSFLHFQ; encoded by the coding sequence ATGACAGCTATATCCAGTCCCATCAACCTATTTGAATATGAGCAGTTAGCAAAAAACCATCTATCTCAGATGGCTTTTGACTACTACATTAGTGGGGCTGGGGATGAAACTACGCTAAGAGATAACCGTGCAGCTTTTGAGCGAGTCAAACTGCGTCCACGGATGCTAGTTGATGTCAGCCACATTAACCTCTCTACCTGTGTTTTAGGACAGCCTTTGCAATTACCTCTACTCATTGCACCGATGGCGTTTCAATGTTTGGCGCATCCAGAAGGAGAACTAGCCACAGCAATGGCGGCTGCATCGGCTGGGGTAGGTATGGTTTTGAGTACCTTGTCTACCAAAAGTTTAGAAGATGTGGCAGAGGTGGGTAGTAAATTTGACAATCCCTTGCAATGGTTTCAACTTTACATCCATAAAGACCGAGGTTTAACTCGCGCTTTAGTAGAAAAGGCTTATGCAGCAGGTTATAAAGCTTTATGCTTGACTGTAGATGCTCCTGTATTGGGACAAAGAGAACGCGATCGCCACAATCAATTTACCTTACCTTCTGGGCTGCATTTAGCTAATTTAGTTAATATATCCGGGTTAGAAATTCCCTATGAGCAAGGCGAATCGGGATTATTTACTTATTTTGCTCAACAACTAGACCCGGCTTTAACTTGGCGCGATTTGGAATGGTTGCAATCTCTATCTGGGCTACCGTTAGTAGTCAAAGGTATTTTACGCGGTGATGATGCAATCAGGGCTGTAGAGTATGGAGCCAAAGCAATTGTAGTGTCTAATCATGGTGGCAGACAATTAGATAGTGCGATCGCCTCATTAGATGCTTTAAGAGAAATAATCCCAGCCGTCAATGGTAGAGCAGAGGTGTTAGTAGATGGCGGTATTCGTCGGGGTACAGATATTCTCAAAGCTTTAGCTATAGGCGCTCAAGCTGTATTAATCGGCAGACCAATTTTATGGGGGTTAGCAGTAGGCGGACAAGCTGGTGTATCTCATGTCATCTCTTTACTACAAAAAGAGTTAAATGTGGCAATGGCTCTCATGGGCTGTTCTAAACTAGCGGATGTTGATTCTAGTTTTCTTCATTTTCAGTAA